In one Phyllostomus discolor isolate MPI-MPIP mPhyDis1 chromosome 8, mPhyDis1.pri.v3, whole genome shotgun sequence genomic region, the following are encoded:
- the RPS3A gene encoding 40S ribosomal protein S3a produces MAVGKNKRLTKGGKKGAKKKVVDPFSKKDWYDVKAPAMFNIRNIGKTLVTRTQGTKIASDGLKGRVFEVSLADLQNDEVAFRKFKLITEDVQGKNCLTNFHGMDLTRDKMCSMVKKWQTMIEAHVDVKTTDGYLLRLFCVGFTKKRNNQIRKTSYAQHQQVRQIRKKMMEIMTREVQTNDLKEVVNKLIPDSIGKDIEKACQSIYPLHDVFVRKVKMLKKPKFELGKLMELHGEGSSSGKATGDETGAKVERADGYEPPVQESV; encoded by the exons ATGGCGGTGGGCAAGAACAAGCGCCTGACGAAAGGTGGCAAAAAGGGAGCAAAGAAGAAAGT gGTTGATCCATTTTCTAAGAAAGATTGGTATGATGTGAAAGCACCAGCTATgttcaacataagaaacattggGAAAACGCTCGtcacaagaactcaaggaacca AAATCGCATCGGATGGTCTGAAGGGCCGTGTATTTGAAGTGAGCCTAGCTGACCTGCAGAATGATGAAGTTGCATTTAGAAAATTCAAGCTAATTACTGAGGATGTCCAGGGCAAAAACTGCCTGACTAATTTCCATGGCATGGATCTTACCCGGGACAAAATGTGCTCCATGGTCAAAAAATGGCAG ACCATGATCGAAGCTCATGTTGATGTCAAGACTACCGATGGGTATTTGCTTCGTTTATTCTGTGTTGGTTTTACTAAAAAACGCAACAATCAGATTCGGAAGACCTCTTATGCTCAGCATCAACAGGTCCGCCAGATCCGGAAGAAAATGATGGAAATCATGACCCGAGAGGTGCAGACAAATGACTTGAAAGAAGTGGTCAATAAATT GATCCCAGATAGCATTGGGAAAGACATAGAAAAGGCTTGCCAGTCTATTTATCCACTTCATGATGTCTTTGTTAGAAAAGTCAAAATGCTGAAGAAGCCCAAGTTTGAAT tGGGAAAACTCATGGAGCTTCATGGTGAAGGTAGCAGTTCTGGAAAAGCTACGGGGGACGAGACAGGCGCTAAAGTTGAACGAGCTGATGGATATGAGCCCCCAGTCCAAGAATCTGTTTAA